From Sporosarcina sp. Te-1, the proteins below share one genomic window:
- a CDS encoding IS110 family transposase gives MYSKWNEKLNQVTENTLIVGMDIAKSTHYACFVDERGRVLEKAFAVHQSREGFEALYQNVLRAMKAHEKTDVIVGIEPTGHYWMNLAYFLDSYGIPLVMVNPLHVKRSKELDDNLQTKNDKKDAVVIARLMKDGRFSYPRILKDIEAELRIGSTLRSKLTEDLSSLKNRIIRWLDRYFPEFTQVYPTFGKMAFATLEKTPLPQDIIGKTAEELVFLYRQVEGMRAPQLPKARLLIDVANQSIGLTEGSQMARFEIATLIRQYRLLEEEIEEVNSQLAELAKSTGEYVYLSTVPGLGDATIVDLLSEVGSFSHYEDPRQLIKLAGLTLRENSSGQHKGRKHISKRGRKRLRNVLFKVIVPLIRHNEAFKRLHEYYTTRQQNPLRGKQSMVVLCGKLLKVLHGICKKKVHFDERHMMNDLHCLATAA, from the coding sequence ATGTATTCTAAGTGGAATGAAAAGCTAAATCAAGTAACGGAAAACACATTAATTGTCGGCATGGATATCGCTAAGAGTACCCATTACGCATGCTTCGTAGATGAACGCGGACGTGTACTTGAGAAAGCTTTTGCCGTACATCAATCCAGAGAAGGATTTGAAGCATTATATCAAAATGTACTTCGTGCTATGAAAGCACATGAAAAAACTGATGTTATCGTTGGGATTGAACCTACCGGCCACTATTGGATGAACCTTGCTTATTTCTTGGATTCCTATGGAATCCCGCTTGTAATGGTCAACCCATTACACGTCAAGCGTTCAAAGGAACTGGATGATAACTTACAGACAAAGAACGATAAGAAAGATGCAGTAGTCATTGCTCGGCTCATGAAGGACGGGCGTTTCAGCTATCCCCGTATTCTAAAAGATATTGAGGCGGAGTTGCGGATTGGCTCTACTCTTCGTTCAAAGCTTACAGAGGATTTGTCGAGCCTCAAGAACCGGATCATTCGCTGGCTTGATCGGTACTTTCCGGAGTTTACACAGGTCTATCCAACCTTCGGGAAGATGGCGTTCGCTACACTCGAGAAAACACCGTTGCCACAGGACATCATAGGGAAGACGGCTGAAGAGTTAGTCTTTCTCTACCGGCAGGTAGAGGGGATGAGAGCGCCGCAATTACCAAAGGCAAGACTCCTAATTGATGTAGCCAACCAATCTATCGGGTTGACGGAAGGATCGCAGATGGCACGATTCGAAATCGCCACGCTCATCCGTCAGTACCGATTGTTAGAGGAAGAAATAGAAGAGGTAAATAGCCAATTAGCCGAGTTGGCTAAGTCTACAGGAGAGTATGTATACCTCTCAACTGTACCCGGCTTAGGGGATGCTACAATCGTTGATCTACTCTCTGAAGTCGGTAGCTTTTCACATTATGAAGATCCACGCCAACTCATCAAACTCGCGGGATTAACATTACGTGAAAATTCTTCTGGACAACACAAGGGACGAAAACATATCTCTAAACGCGGCCGGAAGAGGTTAAGGAATGTTCTGTTTAAAGTCATCGTTCCACTAATCAGGCACAATGAAGCGTTTAAACGGCTACATGAATACTACACGACTCGCCAACAAAATCCCCTACGGGGAAAACAGTCGATGGTCGTGCTATGCGGTAAATTACTGAAAGTGTTACATGGTATTTGTAAGAAGAAAGTTCATTTCGATGAGCGGCATATGATGAACGATCTCCACTGTCTCGCAACGGCAGCGTAA
- a CDS encoding S-layer homology domain-containing protein, translating into MGELHKKYRKFITTAASAALVASAVAPVASAKDFSDTKGNTHEAAIDALSDAGVISGYPDGTFQPNKTLTRSDVVKLMGKWLVSEGHAVPTDYKTNPRFADLTSSSNDELLKYAAVVKDNGVFVGTPDGKLDPAGNITRENMAIVLVRAFDRVNDIDLAAYVARQDFKKDVTDLGSAKAEARPAIDVLDFFDITNPAAPAFNPKNTTTRGHFATFLHKFTNADFSAVSTGVVGKGAVKAVNATTVEVTFKDAVENVNSLNFTIDGLTVSNAAVKQSDDKTVVLTTAVQEGGKKYTVSLDNKGIGTFVGISSVIPTKINITTQSVQGKVGQQAIVSADVGVKKAGIPVTFNVKANTTGTLNKDQVFEAITDQNGIATFSYTQYAAGTDEVVAYPTGAPTVRSHAFVFWGVDTILTIAPTDEKGNSVNNGADKTYKLTYLDPKTGKPVANQKFFVTFEENLNVNVDKTSKATVNGVNPRQLLNNADPEVAEVTTDAKGEAVFVVSGSNTAVTPIVFIDNGGSNTAKYVREKYEANKLQAKMEKLSFVASQAAYSIDIFGLLGENPEAAVGYENGREFTAMVMDENGEPVANEYVNFAFNEDIDRNIKTETEAQFIDWLDGGQPKKQISYKTNEFGEVEFTIASEKLDDYATVLAWIDTNSPDAVDSNLDEGEPFQLGPITYFAKEKLSVGSLFVTDGNGAVPRPEKKVFKGNEIARVDYYASNQSFFPMDLPEEYSHIDATFTITNTGGEDVIVTYTTNKGVTQTQIIKSNRSYTTLTISAFEPSISIESIDNKTASVNVLANGTAIPADNQRNVSPINLGSSTAKVEFVSTKEVGTEHVGIVTSFNKDTKKITFAGKNALSYSGKIATFFDETTGFSKALTETEFANKLGDDTKVSNVRLLINGDNYKFILTSQPAKGAAVIVSSAQANDVDGDGVADSVELTFSKAVNANILKSSDFNFVGGVVKAQAIEKVTGDDAKVTIKIIGASGLAVPVLEYSSVSYLAADYGDLKANSVVVTAATETTLLAAAKSAVTSAETLKTQAAVETAQGLIDGLPSSNAKTELQTRINVVKAGLGEGEAQVKAAELAVTAAEQLNTQAAYDDANAKVTALPNGSAKSGLEARLVDVKGQVDVNAEAAKFGDFAPTAATAGTVSLPSVSGYTFKVKSTSTPAVYDTDGKILTDGTSNVVYTITHDTTGKTADTAEVKVTVDVL; encoded by the coding sequence ATGGGGGAACTACACAAGAAATACCGTAAGTTTATCACTACAGCTGCATCAGCTGCGCTCGTAGCGTCTGCAGTTGCACCAGTTGCAAGCGCAAAGGATTTCTCAGATACAAAAGGCAATACACATGAGGCAGCAATCGATGCACTATCTGATGCTGGCGTTATCTCTGGTTACCCAGACGGTACATTCCAGCCAAACAAAACGTTGACTCGTTCTGACGTTGTGAAATTGATGGGGAAATGGCTTGTATCTGAAGGACATGCTGTGCCAACAGACTATAAAACAAACCCTCGCTTTGCTGATCTAACATCTTCTTCTAACGACGAGCTACTAAAGTATGCTGCAGTTGTAAAAGACAACGGCGTATTCGTTGGAACTCCAGATGGCAAGCTAGATCCGGCTGGCAACATCACGCGTGAAAACATGGCAATCGTATTGGTTCGTGCGTTCGACCGTGTAAACGATATTGATTTAGCTGCATATGTAGCTAGACAAGATTTCAAGAAAGACGTGACGGATCTTGGTTCAGCAAAAGCAGAAGCTCGTCCGGCTATTGACGTTCTTGACTTCTTCGATATCACGAACCCAGCTGCACCTGCATTCAATCCAAAAAATACAACAACTCGCGGACACTTTGCGACATTCCTGCACAAGTTCACCAACGCAGACTTCTCTGCTGTGTCAACTGGTGTCGTAGGAAAAGGAGCGGTAAAAGCAGTCAACGCGACAACTGTGGAAGTCACGTTCAAAGATGCAGTAGAAAACGTCAACTCGTTAAACTTCACAATCGATGGTTTGACTGTTTCTAACGCTGCGGTGAAGCAATCTGATGATAAAACTGTTGTGTTGACTACGGCTGTTCAAGAAGGTGGCAAAAAATATACCGTCTCCCTCGACAATAAAGGAATCGGTACATTTGTAGGAATCTCTTCTGTCATTCCAACTAAGATCAATATCACAACTCAATCTGTTCAAGGTAAAGTTGGCCAACAAGCAATCGTTTCTGCTGACGTAGGTGTGAAGAAAGCTGGTATCCCTGTAACGTTCAACGTGAAAGCAAATACAACTGGCACATTGAACAAAGACCAAGTGTTTGAAGCCATAACGGACCAGAACGGTATTGCAACTTTCTCTTACACGCAATATGCGGCGGGTACTGATGAAGTGGTCGCTTATCCAACAGGTGCTCCGACTGTACGTAGCCATGCTTTCGTATTCTGGGGAGTTGACACAATTCTTACAATTGCACCTACTGACGAAAAAGGAAACAGTGTAAACAACGGAGCAGATAAAACTTATAAATTAACTTATCTTGATCCAAAGACAGGCAAGCCGGTTGCAAACCAAAAATTCTTTGTAACGTTTGAAGAAAACTTGAATGTGAATGTTGACAAAACTTCAAAAGCTACAGTTAATGGTGTCAATCCACGTCAACTGTTAAACAATGCAGATCCTGAAGTTGCTGAAGTGACAACGGACGCAAAAGGGGAAGCGGTATTCGTCGTATCCGGCTCTAACACTGCGGTCACTCCAATTGTGTTTATTGACAACGGAGGAAGCAATACAGCAAAATACGTACGCGAAAAGTATGAAGCTAACAAACTTCAAGCGAAAATGGAAAAATTATCGTTTGTTGCTTCTCAAGCTGCCTATAGCATTGATATTTTCGGACTATTGGGTGAAAATCCAGAAGCTGCCGTTGGATATGAAAATGGGCGAGAATTTACAGCTATGGTAATGGACGAAAATGGTGAGCCTGTAGCCAATGAGTATGTAAATTTTGCTTTCAATGAAGATATAGATCGCAATATTAAAACTGAGACAGAAGCTCAATTTATCGATTGGCTGGATGGTGGTCAACCAAAGAAACAAATTTCATATAAAACCAACGAATTCGGAGAAGTTGAATTTACGATAGCAAGTGAAAAATTAGATGACTACGCAACAGTGTTAGCTTGGATTGATACAAACTCTCCCGATGCTGTGGACAGCAATCTAGATGAAGGAGAACCGTTCCAACTAGGTCCTATAACTTACTTTGCAAAAGAAAAGCTATCCGTTGGATCTTTATTTGTAACTGATGGCAACGGGGCAGTTCCTCGACCAGAGAAGAAAGTATTCAAAGGAAATGAAATAGCTAGAGTGGATTATTACGCTTCAAACCAAAGCTTTTTTCCAATGGACCTTCCGGAGGAATATAGCCATATAGATGCTACCTTTACCATTACAAATACAGGTGGAGAAGATGTTATAGTCACTTACACTACAAATAAAGGTGTTACCCAAACACAAATAATCAAATCAAATCGAAGCTACACGACTCTTACTATCTCAGCATTTGAACCATCAATTTCAATTGAATCAATTGATAACAAAACTGCATCAGTAAACGTCCTAGCCAACGGAACAGCAATACCAGCTGACAACCAAAGAAATGTAAGTCCTATAAATCTGGGTAGCTCTACTGCTAAAGTAGAATTTGTTTCTACGAAAGAGGTAGGTACAGAACATGTCGGTATCGTTACAAGCTTCAATAAAGATACAAAGAAAATCACATTTGCTGGTAAGAATGCATTAAGCTATAGCGGTAAGATAGCTACATTCTTCGATGAAACAACTGGATTCTCCAAAGCACTTACTGAAACTGAGTTTGCTAACAAACTTGGGGATGATACTAAAGTTTCCAACGTAAGATTGCTTATTAATGGAGATAACTATAAATTCATCCTTACAAGCCAACCAGCTAAAGGTGCTGCCGTAATAGTCTCTAGTGCTCAAGCAAATGACGTTGACGGAGATGGAGTTGCAGACTCTGTAGAGTTGACTTTCAGCAAAGCAGTCAATGCTAACATCTTGAAGTCTTCTGATTTCAACTTCGTTGGTGGAGTTGTAAAAGCCCAAGCAATTGAAAAAGTAACTGGTGATGATGCAAAAGTAACTATTAAAATCATTGGTGCAAGCGGATTAGCAGTACCTGTACTTGAATACAGTTCTGTATCATATCTTGCAGCTGATTATGGTGACTTGAAAGCCAATTCTGTCGTAGTGACTGCTGCAACTGAGACTACATTGCTAGCGGCAGCAAAATCAGCAGTGACTTCTGCGGAAACACTTAAAACTCAAGCAGCTGTTGAAACTGCTCAAGGATTAATCGATGGATTGCCAAGCAGCAATGCTAAGACTGAACTTCAAACTCGCATTAATGTAGTTAAAGCAGGTCTTGGGGAAGGTGAAGCACAAGTTAAAGCTGCTGAATTAGCAGTGACTGCTGCAGAACAACTTAACACACAAGCTGCTTATGATGATGCTAATGCAAAAGTAACTGCATTACCTAATGGTTCCGCTAAAAGTGGTTTGGAAGCTCGTTTAGTTGATGTCAAAGGGCAAGTTGATGTGAATGCGGAAGCGGCTAAGTTTGGTGATTTCGCTCCAACAGCAGCTACTGCTGGCACAGTATCACTTCCATCAGTATCAGGTTACACATTTAAAGTAAAGTCAACTTCTACACCTGCAGTTTATGATACAGACGGTAAAATCCTAACAGATGGCACATCAAATGTTGTTTATACAATCACTCATGATACAACAGGAAAAACTGCTGATACAGCTGAAGTTAAAGTAACTGTTGACGTATTGTAA